TTATGGAAAGTCTTATGCTTTTCTCATGTTGACCTAGGCATTTCCAGTATATAAAACGGGGAATTATCAAAAGAGGACGAGTTTGAGCATTCAGGAAGTAAAAACCCAGAAAGAAAAAAAGAAGCCGCAAATTCAGAGGTATAAAAGTGGAGCACAGGGCGAAGGTGTCAGAGAGGCCTTTACGGGCTTAGGACTCAGTTACCACATTTCGACCTATGGCTGCCAGATGAACGAAAACGACTCGGAACGGATGAGCTCTCTCCTTGAAATGATGAATTTCACTGTAGCGCCTGCTGCTGACAGTGCTGATTTGATCATCATCAACTCTTGCAGTGTGCGTGAAAAGCCTGTGCATAAGGTTCACTCCGAAGTCGGTCGTTATCGCAAGATGAAAGAGAAAAACCCCAATCTTCGCATTGGGGTCGGTGGATGTGTAGGTCAGCAGGAAAAAGACCAACTCTTAAAAGACATACCTGTTTTAGATTTTGTATTTGGAACAGATGCCATTGATGAACTCCCAGGGCTTGTGAGCCAAGTGTATTCAACGGGGGATCGTTGGGTGGCAGCTCGTTTTGAGCATCAAAAACCTTACCATATTGAAACTTTAAATCGTAATCCAGGGGTTTCTACCTTTATCAATATCACAAAGGGATGTGATAACTTTTGCACATTTTGTGTTGTGCCCTTTACGCGCGGGCGTGAACGTTCGCGTCCTTATGCTGATCTGATTCGCGACATTCAGGGGCTCACTCGACGAGGAGTTAAAGAGATCACACTTTTAGGCCAGAACGTAAACTCTTATAAATCTGAATGTGGGGTGAACTTTGCGGGGCTAATGAAAGGAATCTGCACCGAGACAGACATCGAAAGAATCCGCTACACCACCAGCCACCCCAAGGATTTCACTGAAGAGCTGATGCAAGTGTCTGCGGATTATCGCAATAAAATCTGTGATTACATTCATCTTCCAGTTCAAAGTGGAAACACCGAGGTTTTAGCACGCATGAACCGTGGTTATTCGCGTGAAGATTATATTGCTAAAGCCAAAAGAATTTTTGAATATCTGCCAGGCGTTTCGTTCTCCACAGACATCATCGTGGGTTTTCCAGGAGAAACCGAAGAGCAATTCCAAGATACACTCAGCTTACTAGATGAAGTGACTTACGAAAGCATTTTTGCTTTCAAGTACAGTCCTCGTCCTTTTACAAAAGCCGCTAGATGGGAAGACCAGCTTTCAGAAGAAGAAAAGTCAGACCGCTTACAAAGGCTCTTTGATAAACATAATAAAATCGCGTTTGCTTTGGCCCCTGAATATGAAAATCAGACTTACGGTGTGCTTGTAGAGTCTTACAATGACGAAACTCAAGTGGCCACAGGCCGAACCACTAAAAACAAAGTCGTGCACTTTATGGGGCAAAAAGATCTGATCGGGCAGACGGTGCCTGTGAAGATCACTAAGGCCTTCCCCCAAACCTTAAGAGGAGAATTGAACTACAGTGATCAATAACACCGACGGACTTATTCCTATTTTCCCTCACGGACTGGTTATCGCGGGCGCAGATCAAGTGCCCTTTATTTTATTTAAAGACGCGGCAAAGGCTCTCTCTTTTCCGTTGTGGCTTCCTTACAATCCAGTCAAAATGCAACATAATATTTCAATCGCCC
This window of the Pseudobdellovibrionaceae bacterium genome carries:
- the miaB gene encoding tRNA (N6-isopentenyl adenosine(37)-C2)-methylthiotransferase MiaB, which translates into the protein MQRYKSGAQGEGVREAFTGLGLSYHISTYGCQMNENDSERMSSLLEMMNFTVAPAADSADLIIINSCSVREKPVHKVHSEVGRYRKMKEKNPNLRIGVGGCVGQQEKDQLLKDIPVLDFVFGTDAIDELPGLVSQVYSTGDRWVAARFEHQKPYHIETLNRNPGVSTFINITKGCDNFCTFCVVPFTRGRERSRPYADLIRDIQGLTRRGVKEITLLGQNVNSYKSECGVNFAGLMKGICTETDIERIRYTTSHPKDFTEELMQVSADYRNKICDYIHLPVQSGNTEVLARMNRGYSREDYIAKAKRIFEYLPGVSFSTDIIVGFPGETEEQFQDTLSLLDEVTYESIFAFKYSPRPFTKAARWEDQLSEEEKSDRLQRLFDKHNKIAFALAPEYENQTYGVLVESYNDETQVATGRTTKNKVVHFMGQKDLIGQTVPVKITKAFPQTLRGELNYSDQ